In Flavobacterium sp. N1736, the following are encoded in one genomic region:
- a CDS encoding acyl-CoA thioesterase, whose translation MKNHQTQVRVRYSETDQMGVVYHGNYIPYFEIGRVEWLRNKGISYKSMEESGIGLPIVSMQINYKKSARYDELLTIHTTFKSQSSVKIEFDCAIYNEANELLTTAVFILVFISLKTGRPTAPPDYILELFKTLV comes from the coding sequence ATGAAAAATCATCAAACGCAAGTGCGTGTTCGTTACTCTGAAACCGATCAAATGGGAGTTGTTTATCACGGTAATTACATACCTTATTTTGAGATAGGACGCGTGGAATGGCTTAGAAATAAAGGGATTTCGTATAAAAGCATGGAAGAAAGCGGAATCGGATTACCAATTGTTTCGATGCAAATAAATTATAAAAAATCAGCACGTTATGATGAGCTTCTTACAATTCATACTACTTTCAAAAGTCAGTCATCTGTTAAGATTGAATTTGACTGCGCAATCTATAATGAGGCAAATGAGTTATTAACAACTGCGGTGTTTATTTTAGTATTTATTTCGTTAAAAACAGGTCGTCCTACAGCTCCTCCGGATTATATTTTAGAATTATTTAAAACACTTGTATAA
- the dnaA gene encoding chromosomal replication initiator protein DnaA, whose translation MTKTAQSVWENCLSFIKDNIQDQAYKTWFEPIKSVELTDNALYIQVPSKFFYEWLEEHYVKLLKVALTKELGKNAKLLYKIKMENTYGNKQPFTEQLPSANRVPMKPQEVDAPFKNLNPELKNPFVIPGIRNLKIESQLNANYSFDNFLEGDSNRLARSAGMAVANKPGGTSFNPLLIFGGVGLGKTHLAHAIGVEVKDKYPEKTVLYISAEIFTQQYIDSVKKNNRNDFIHFYQLIDVLIIDDVQFLSGKSGTQDVFFHIFNYLHQNGKQVILTSDKAPVDMQDIEQRLLSRFKWGLSAELHQPDYETRISILKNILYRDGVEMPEDIIEYVARNIKTNVRELEGAIISLIAQSSFNKKEVTIELAKSVVEKFVKNVKREISIDYIQKIVSDYFQLDIETLQSKTRKRHVVQARQLAMFFAKKFTKASLANIGSQIGDRDHATVLHACKTVDNLVSTDKQFKKFVEDINKKLTL comes from the coding sequence ATGACTAAAACTGCTCAATCGGTATGGGAAAACTGTTTGTCCTTTATAAAAGACAATATTCAAGATCAAGCATATAAAACTTGGTTCGAACCAATCAAATCAGTTGAGCTAACCGACAACGCGTTATATATTCAAGTGCCAAGTAAATTTTTCTACGAATGGTTAGAAGAACACTATGTTAAATTATTGAAAGTTGCGCTTACCAAAGAACTGGGAAAAAACGCAAAGTTACTCTATAAAATTAAAATGGAAAACACTTATGGCAATAAACAACCGTTTACGGAACAGTTGCCAAGTGCCAACAGAGTGCCCATGAAACCGCAAGAGGTTGATGCTCCGTTTAAAAACTTAAATCCGGAACTTAAAAATCCGTTTGTAATTCCGGGAATCAGAAATCTTAAAATTGAATCACAGTTAAATGCTAATTACAGTTTTGATAATTTCCTTGAAGGAGATTCAAACCGTTTGGCCCGTTCTGCAGGTATGGCTGTTGCCAATAAGCCCGGCGGAACTTCATTTAATCCGTTATTGATTTTTGGCGGAGTTGGTTTAGGAAAAACGCATTTAGCACACGCTATTGGTGTTGAAGTAAAAGACAAATATCCTGAAAAAACGGTTTTATATATTTCTGCCGAAATTTTCACGCAACAATATATTGATTCGGTAAAAAAGAATAATCGTAATGATTTCATTCACTTTTACCAATTAATCGATGTTTTAATTATTGATGATGTTCAGTTTTTATCTGGAAAATCAGGAACTCAGGACGTATTTTTCCATATTTTTAATTATTTGCACCAAAACGGAAAGCAAGTAATTTTAACTTCGGATAAAGCACCTGTTGATATGCAGGATATTGAACAGCGTTTATTATCTCGTTTTAAATGGGGATTATCTGCTGAGTTACACCAACCGGATTACGAAACCCGTATTTCGATCTTAAAAAACATCCTTTACCGCGATGGTGTTGAAATGCCGGAAGACATTATTGAATATGTTGCCCGCAATATCAAAACCAATGTTCGCGAACTTGAAGGTGCCATTATTTCATTAATCGCACAATCTTCTTTCAATAAAAAAGAAGTTACAATTGAGTTGGCAAAAAGCGTTGTAGAGAAATTTGTTAAAAACGTAAAGAGAGAAATCTCTATCGATTATATTCAAAAAATTGTGTCTGATTATTTTCAGTTGGATATTGAAACACTTCAATCTAAAACTAGAAAAAGACACGTGGTTCAGGCGAGACAATTGGCTATGTTTTTTGCAAAGAAATTTACTAAAGCTTCTTTGGCAAACATTGGTTCACAAATTGGAGATCGCGATCATGCTACCGTATTACACGCTTGTAAAACTGTTGACAATTTAGTTTCAACAGACAAACAATTCAAGAAATTTGTCGAAGACATCAACAAAAAATTAACGCTATAA
- a CDS encoding low molecular weight protein-tyrosine-phosphatase, which produces MPVKILMVCLGNICRSPLAEGILASKLPNENFTVDSAGTGSWHVGHSPDKRSIAVAQKNGLCIDGQKGRQFQTSDFDEFDYIYVMDNSNYRDVIHLAKTPEHKNKVQLILNELFPDENVDVPDPYFGVSNGFDNVYQMLDEVTDIIAKKLIEKHS; this is translated from the coding sequence ATGCCAGTAAAAATTTTAATGGTTTGCTTGGGTAATATTTGCAGGTCACCTTTAGCCGAAGGTATTTTAGCATCAAAACTGCCAAACGAAAATTTTACAGTTGATTCAGCAGGAACAGGTTCGTGGCATGTAGGCCATTCGCCGGACAAACGTTCTATTGCTGTTGCACAAAAAAATGGTTTATGTATTGATGGTCAAAAAGGAAGACAATTTCAAACTTCTGATTTTGATGAATTCGATTATATATATGTTATGGACAACTCTAATTACAGAGATGTCATTCATCTTGCCAAAACACCGGAACATAAAAATAAAGTTCAGCTTATTTTGAATGAATTATTTCCTGATGAAAATGTAGATGTTCCCGATCCTTACTTTGGTGTTTCGAACGGATTTGATAATGTGTATCAAATGCTTGACGAAGTAACGGATATTATCGCAAAAAAACTCATCGAAAAACATTCTTAA
- a CDS encoding SAM-dependent methyltransferase, translating to MKLPGKLYLIPTTMGESDPMDVLPQTVKRSIELIDYYIVENDKTARKSIKAVYPEKKQSELVLFTLNKRTEPSEHLDFIKPLLEGKNMGLMSEAGCPGVADPGAVIVKLAHEKGIQVVPLVGPSSILLAMMASGMNGQSFTFNGYLPIDKDEKKSALKHFEKLSQDKNQSQIFIETPYRNNKLVEDLLQILNPATHLCIATDITLPTEFIKTLRVSDWKKLKVDLHNRPTIFIIHKM from the coding sequence ATGAAACTTCCAGGAAAACTATATTTAATTCCAACTACTATGGGTGAAAGCGATCCGATGGATGTTTTACCTCAAACAGTAAAAAGAAGTATTGAACTTATAGATTATTATATTGTTGAGAATGACAAAACTGCCAGAAAATCAATAAAAGCTGTTTATCCTGAAAAAAAACAATCAGAACTTGTTCTTTTTACTTTAAATAAACGCACAGAACCGAGCGAGCATTTAGATTTTATAAAACCTTTATTAGAAGGAAAAAATATGGGATTAATGAGTGAAGCCGGTTGTCCCGGAGTTGCTGATCCCGGTGCTGTTATTGTAAAACTGGCGCACGAAAAAGGAATTCAGGTTGTGCCTTTAGTTGGGCCTTCTTCTATCCTATTGGCGATGATGGCTTCTGGAATGAACGGGCAAAGTTTTACTTTTAATGGTTATTTACCAATTGATAAGGACGAGAAAAAATCGGCTTTAAAACATTTTGAGAAATTATCCCAAGACAAAAACCAGTCTCAAATTTTTATTGAAACACCTTATAGAAATAATAAATTAGTCGAAGATCTTTTGCAAATCTTAAATCCTGCAACGCATCTTTGTATTGCAACAGATATTACGTTACCTACAGAATTTATTAAAACATTACGCGTTTCTGACTGGAAAAAACTAAAAGTTGATCTTCACAATCGACCTACAATTTTCATTATTCATAAAATGTAA
- a CDS encoding methionine aminotransferase produces the protein MSKLPHITTSIFTVMSKMATEYNAINLSQGFPNFPVDERLTDIIAKLAKENVHQYTPMSGYPPLLNQISKLVQSSYNRTIDPETEILVTAGATQGIFTSILALVRTGDEVVILDPSYDSYESPVLLCNAKPVRVALNDDYTPNWETIENAFSAKTRMIIINNPHNPTGKILTQNDFLALEKLLSKYPDILVLSDEVYEYITFEEKHISAHAKNFLLDRCIMVSSFGKSFHITGWKIGYTIAPEYLMKEIKKVHQFLVFSVNSISQVAISQYLNVVDVNLLGKFYQEKRDYFQKLLKNSRFELKPCEGTYFQVASYANISIEDDVTFCKNLITEHGVAAIPISTFYSDQKDQKLIRFCFAKDDFTLESAAKKLCKI, from the coding sequence ATGAGTAAACTTCCGCACATAACTACAAGTATTTTTACGGTAATGTCTAAAATGGCAACCGAATATAATGCGATTAATCTTTCGCAGGGATTTCCTAATTTTCCTGTTGATGAAAGGCTGACAGATATTATTGCAAAATTAGCGAAAGAAAATGTGCACCAATATACGCCAATGTCGGGTTATCCGCCATTGTTGAATCAGATTTCAAAACTCGTTCAAAGCTCTTATAACAGAACGATTGATCCGGAAACTGAAATTTTGGTTACAGCCGGTGCAACTCAGGGAATTTTTACTTCGATTTTGGCTCTGGTAAGAACCGGAGATGAAGTGGTTATTTTAGATCCGAGTTATGATTCATACGAATCTCCTGTTTTACTTTGCAATGCAAAACCTGTAAGAGTTGCTTTAAATGATGATTATACGCCAAATTGGGAAACGATTGAAAATGCATTTTCGGCAAAAACCAGAATGATTATCATCAATAATCCACATAATCCAACGGGAAAAATTTTAACCCAAAATGATTTTTTAGCATTAGAAAAACTGCTTTCAAAATATCCTGATATATTGGTTTTATCTGATGAAGTGTACGAATATATTACTTTTGAAGAGAAACATATTTCGGCACATGCTAAAAATTTCCTTTTAGATCGCTGTATTATGGTTTCTTCTTTTGGAAAATCATTTCATATTACGGGCTGGAAAATTGGTTACACAATTGCTCCTGAATATCTGATGAAAGAAATTAAAAAAGTGCATCAGTTTTTGGTTTTTAGTGTAAATAGTATTTCGCAAGTTGCTATTAGTCAATATTTAAATGTCGTTGATGTTAATTTACTTGGGAAATTTTATCAGGAAAAACGAGATTATTTTCAAAAGTTACTCAAAAACAGCCGTTTTGAATTGAAACCTTGCGAGGGAACTTATTTTCAGGTTGCTTCGTATGCCAATATCTCCATTGAAGATGATGTTACTTTTTGCAAAAATCTTATTACAGAACATGGGGTTGCTGCTATTCCAATTTCAACTTTTTATTCGGATCAAAAAGATCAAAAATTAATACGTTTTTGCTTTGCCAAAGATGACTTCACATTAGAATCAGCAGCCAAAAAATTATGCAAAATATAA
- a CDS encoding SDR family oxidoreductase yields the protein MSYTDKMLRDDALKGKVIVVTGGGSGLGKAMTKYFLELGAQVAITSRDLEKLKNTAAELETETGGKCLPVQCDVRHYEEVENMLQEVLKTFGKVDVLLNNAAGNFISPTERLSANAFDTVIDIVLKGSKNCTLAFGKHWIDSKQTSATILNIVTTYAWTGSAYVVPSATAKAGVLAMTRSLAVEWAKYGIRSNAIAPGPFPTKGAWDRLLPGDLAEKFDMAKKVPLKRVGDHQELANLAAYLVSDFSAYVNGDVITIDGGEWLKGAGQFNLLEAIPEELWDQLEMMIKAKKNK from the coding sequence ATGAGCTATACAGATAAAATGTTACGTGACGATGCTTTAAAGGGCAAAGTTATAGTAGTTACAGGCGGCGGAAGCGGTTTGGGAAAAGCAATGACTAAATATTTTTTAGAATTAGGAGCTCAGGTAGCGATTACTTCAAGAGATTTAGAAAAGCTAAAAAATACTGCTGCAGAACTTGAAACTGAAACTGGTGGAAAATGTTTACCGGTTCAATGTGATGTTCGTCATTATGAAGAAGTAGAAAACATGCTTCAGGAAGTTTTAAAAACTTTTGGCAAAGTAGATGTTCTTTTGAACAATGCTGCCGGAAATTTTATTTCTCCAACAGAACGTTTATCTGCAAATGCATTTGATACTGTTATAGATATCGTACTAAAAGGTTCTAAAAACTGTACACTTGCTTTTGGAAAACACTGGATTGACAGTAAACAAACATCGGCAACGATTTTAAATATTGTTACTACTTATGCCTGGACAGGATCTGCATATGTTGTGCCAAGTGCTACGGCTAAGGCCGGAGTTTTGGCTATGACAAGAAGTCTTGCGGTAGAATGGGCAAAATACGGAATTCGTTCTAACGCAATCGCGCCGGGACCGTTTCCTACTAAAGGTGCGTGGGACAGATTATTGCCCGGAGATCTTGCCGAAAAATTTGATATGGCAAAAAAAGTGCCTTTAAAACGTGTAGGCGATCATCAGGAATTGGCAAATTTAGCTGCTTATTTAGTTTCTGATTTTTCAGCTTATGTAAATGGCGATGTTATTACGATTGACGGTGGCGAATGGTTAAAAGGCGCCGGACAATTCAATTTATTAGAAGCAATTCCGGAAGAACTTTGGGATCAGCTTGAAATGATGATTAAAGCAAAAAAGAATAAATAA
- the udk gene encoding uridine kinase encodes MLIIGIAGGTGSGKTTVVHQIMNELPDTEVGVISQDSYYKETHNLSFDERALINFDHPRAIDFELLVKHLKALKAGETIDQPVYSFIQHNRTDDTISTHPRKVMIVEGILILTNPELRDLFEIKIYVHADSDERLIRRLKRDISERGRDIDEVLTRYQNTLKPMHEQFIEPSKAFADIIIPNDKYNTVAIDVVRAVINQRIS; translated from the coding sequence ATGCTCATTATTGGAATTGCAGGAGGAACAGGAAGTGGAAAAACAACGGTTGTACACCAAATTATGAATGAATTACCAGATACGGAAGTTGGCGTAATTTCTCAGGATTCATACTATAAAGAGACCCATAATTTGTCTTTCGACGAAAGAGCATTAATTAATTTTGATCACCCTCGCGCTATTGATTTTGAATTATTAGTAAAGCATTTAAAAGCATTAAAGGCCGGCGAAACGATAGATCAGCCAGTATATTCATTTATTCAGCACAATAGAACTGATGACACTATTTCAACTCATCCAAGAAAGGTAATGATTGTTGAAGGTATTTTAATTTTGACAAATCCTGAACTTCGTGATCTTTTTGAAATCAAAATATATGTTCACGCAGATTCCGACGAAAGATTAATTCGTCGTTTAAAACGTGATATTTCTGAAAGAGGACGTGATATTGATGAAGTTTTAACACGTTATCAAAACACATTAAAACCTATGCATGAGCAATTTATAGAACCTTCTAAAGCTTTTGCCGATATTATTATCCCAAATGACAAATACAATACCGTTGCAATTGATGTAGTTCGTGCAGTAATTAATCAACGAATTTCATAA
- a CDS encoding FtsB family cell division protein, translating into MKNPYKDKSWLKFLGNKYVWVLLFFVIWMLFLDNYSYFDHRFLDNQINELEDNKSYYQEEIKKDQEQIKQLKNPEQIEKYAREKYFMKKDSEDIYIIHFEGDTIQDKE; encoded by the coding sequence ATGAAAAATCCGTATAAAGACAAATCCTGGCTTAAATTTCTTGGCAATAAATATGTCTGGGTTTTACTGTTTTTTGTAATATGGATGCTTTTTCTAGACAATTACTCCTATTTTGATCATCGCTTTTTAGATAATCAAATTAATGAACTCGAAGACAATAAAAGTTATTATCAAGAAGAAATTAAAAAAGATCAGGAACAAATAAAACAACTAAAAAACCCTGAACAAATAGAAAAATACGCTCGCGAGAAATATTTCATGAAAAAAGACAGCGAAGATATTTACATCATTCATTTTGAAGGAGACACTATTCAAGATAAAGAATAA
- a CDS encoding methylmalonyl-CoA mutase subunit beta: protein MATTLFDDFNPISSKQWKQKIQFELDGADYNETVIWNSPEDIQVKPFYHRDEFSKTAAVKTKASDFKICQNIFVYDIEKSIQRAINTIERGAESLRFTIENEKIDIQKLLENLPLENRIVYFNLNFISIDFVKKLDTISIQKKAAFYCNLDPIGHFAREGNWLSTSDKNNFETIEKISKATTNLSLISIDLGLYQNAGANITQQIAYSLAHANEYLNRLPNISKPIVFQVAVGTNYFFEIAKLRALRMLFKLIADEYNPNLDCHILASPTKRNKTIYDYNVNMLRTTTECMSAVLGGADAVANLPYDSLYHKDNEFGDRIARNQLLILKHESYFDKVNNPADGSYYIESLTMQLAEKSLTLFKDIEANGGFLKLLNDGIIKKKIQESAAKEQELFDSKKEVLLGTNKYPNKDDKMKHDLELFPFVKIKPRKTLITPIIEKRLAEKLEQERLELE from the coding sequence ATGGCTACTACCCTTTTCGACGATTTTAATCCAATTTCATCCAAACAATGGAAACAAAAAATTCAGTTTGAATTAGATGGAGCTGATTATAACGAAACTGTAATTTGGAATTCTCCGGAAGATATTCAGGTAAAACCATTTTATCACAGAGATGAATTCTCTAAAACTGCTGCTGTAAAAACAAAAGCAAGTGACTTTAAAATTTGTCAAAACATTTTTGTTTACGATATCGAAAAATCAATACAAAGAGCTATAAACACTATCGAAAGAGGTGCAGAAAGTTTGCGTTTTACTATTGAAAACGAAAAAATTGACATTCAAAAATTATTAGAAAATCTTCCTTTAGAAAACAGAATCGTTTACTTTAATTTAAATTTTATCTCAATCGATTTCGTAAAAAAACTGGACACTATTTCTATTCAGAAAAAGGCAGCTTTTTATTGTAATCTGGATCCGATTGGTCATTTTGCAAGAGAAGGAAATTGGCTTTCAACATCTGATAAAAATAATTTTGAAACGATTGAAAAAATTTCAAAAGCAACCACAAACCTTTCATTAATAAGTATAGATTTAGGTTTATATCAAAATGCCGGCGCAAATATTACACAGCAAATTGCCTATAGTCTGGCTCATGCCAATGAATATTTAAATCGTTTGCCTAATATTTCTAAACCAATTGTTTTTCAGGTTGCTGTAGGTACGAACTATTTCTTTGAAATTGCAAAACTTCGCGCTTTACGAATGCTTTTTAAATTAATTGCTGATGAATATAATCCAAATTTAGATTGCCACATATTGGCTTCACCAACCAAACGCAACAAAACAATTTACGATTACAATGTCAACATGCTTCGCACGACAACCGAATGCATGTCGGCTGTTTTGGGCGGTGCAGATGCTGTTGCTAATTTGCCTTACGATTCTTTGTATCATAAAGACAATGAGTTTGGAGATCGAATTGCACGAAATCAACTGCTGATTTTAAAACATGAAAGTTATTTTGATAAAGTAAATAATCCGGCTGATGGAAGTTATTATATCGAAAGTTTAACCATGCAACTGGCCGAAAAAAGTTTGACTTTATTTAAAGATATTGAGGCAAACGGCGGTTTTCTGAAACTTTTAAATGACGGAATTATCAAAAAGAAAATCCAGGAAAGCGCTGCAAAAGAACAGGAATTATTCGATTCTAAAAAAGAAGTTTTGTTAGGAACGAATAAATATCCAAATAAAGATGACAAAATGAAACATGATTTAGAATTGTTTCCTTTTGTAAAAATAAAACCAAGAAAAACATTAATTACTCCTATTATAGAGAAAAGATTGGCTGAAAAGCTGGAACAGGAACGATTAGAACTTGAATAA
- the scpA gene encoding methylmalonyl-CoA mutase, with translation MIRKDLKHIKLEFKSHELSEQTHNSKTITHNFTTAEGIELKETYSEKDIEDLEFLDFGAGFAPNLRGPYATMYVRRPWTIRQYAGFSTAEESNAFYRRNLAAGQKGLSIAFDLPTHRGYDSDHERVVGDVGKAGVAIDSVEDMKVLFDQIPLDEMSVSMTMNGAVLPIMAFYIVAAEEQGVAIEKLSGTIQNDILKEFMVRNTYIYPPTPSMKIIADIFEFTSKKMPKFNSISISGYHMQEAGATADIELAYTLADGLEYIRTGLSTGMTIDDFAPRLSFFWAIGMNHFMEIAKMRAGRMIWAKLLQQFNPKSDKSLALRTHCQTSGWSLTEQDPFNNVARTCIEATAAAFGGTQSLHTNALDEAIALPTDFSARIARNTQIYLQEETKITKTVDPWAGSYYVESLTNEIAENTWKLIEEVEELGGMTKAIEAGIPKLRIEEAAARKQARIDSSQDIIVGVNQYRLEKEDPLHILDVDNQMVRKQQIDRLEEIKSKRDTEKVNQSLEKLILCAKTKEGNLLEIAIEAARNRATLGEISDALESVFGRYKAQIKSFSGVYSAAIKNDENFEKAKQLADAFAKQEGRRPRIMIAKMGQDGHDRGAKVVATGYADVGFDVDIGPLFQTPAEAAKQAVENDVHILGVSSLAAGHKTLVPQVIEELKKHGREDIMVIVGGVIPAQDYQYLFDAGAVAVFGPGTKISEAAIKILEILID, from the coding sequence ATGATAAGAAAAGACCTTAAACATATAAAGTTAGAATTTAAAAGTCATGAGTTAAGCGAACAGACGCATAACTCAAAAACTATAACACACAACTTCACTACAGCCGAAGGAATTGAGTTGAAAGAAACCTATTCTGAAAAAGATATTGAAGATTTAGAATTTCTTGATTTTGGAGCAGGTTTTGCACCGAATTTACGTGGTCCTTACGCAACAATGTACGTTAGACGTCCGTGGACAATTCGTCAATATGCAGGATTTTCTACTGCAGAAGAAAGCAATGCTTTTTACAGAAGAAATTTGGCTGCGGGACAAAAAGGGCTTTCTATCGCTTTTGATTTGCCAACGCATCGCGGTTACGATTCTGATCATGAAAGAGTTGTTGGCGATGTTGGAAAAGCTGGTGTTGCCATAGATTCTGTAGAGGATATGAAAGTGCTTTTTGATCAGATTCCTTTGGATGAAATGTCGGTTTCTATGACGATGAATGGCGCTGTGTTACCTATTATGGCTTTTTATATTGTCGCTGCAGAGGAACAAGGTGTTGCAATTGAAAAACTTTCAGGAACGATTCAGAATGATATTTTGAAAGAATTCATGGTTCGAAATACGTATATATATCCGCCAACGCCTTCGATGAAGATTATTGCTGATATTTTTGAATTTACAAGCAAGAAAATGCCGAAATTCAATTCCATCTCCATTTCCGGTTATCATATGCAGGAAGCCGGGGCCACAGCTGATATCGAATTGGCCTATACTTTGGCAGATGGACTGGAATATATTAGAACCGGATTATCAACCGGAATGACAATTGATGATTTTGCGCCAAGACTGTCTTTCTTTTGGGCTATTGGGATGAATCATTTTATGGAAATTGCAAAAATGAGAGCCGGACGGATGATTTGGGCAAAATTATTACAGCAGTTTAATCCGAAAAGTGATAAATCTTTGGCTTTAAGAACACATTGTCAAACCAGTGGATGGAGTTTAACAGAGCAAGATCCGTTTAATAATGTTGCCAGAACTTGTATTGAAGCTACTGCAGCAGCTTTTGGAGGAACTCAATCTTTACATACAAATGCCTTAGATGAAGCAATTGCTCTGCCAACCGATTTTTCGGCAAGAATTGCACGTAATACGCAAATTTATCTACAGGAAGAAACTAAAATTACTAAAACTGTAGATCCTTGGGCGGGCAGTTATTATGTTGAAAGCCTGACGAATGAAATTGCCGAAAATACTTGGAAACTAATCGAAGAAGTGGAAGAATTAGGCGGAATGACTAAAGCGATTGAAGCCGGAATTCCGAAACTTCGAATTGAAGAAGCTGCTGCCAGAAAACAAGCCAGAATTGATAGCAGTCAGGATATTATTGTTGGTGTAAATCAATATCGATTAGAAAAAGAAGATCCTTTACATATTTTGGATGTAGACAACCAAATGGTTCGTAAACAGCAAATTGATCGTCTTGAAGAAATAAAATCAAAAAGAGATACTGAAAAAGTAAATCAATCACTCGAAAAATTAATTCTTTGTGCCAAAACCAAAGAAGGTAACTTACTTGAAATTGCTATTGAAGCTGCCAGAAACAGAGCTACTTTAGGCGAAATCAGTGATGCTCTTGAAAGTGTTTTTGGAAGGTATAAAGCACAAATTAAATCCTTTAGCGGTGTGTATAGTGCAGCAATAAAAAACGATGAAAATTTTGAAAAGGCAAAACAACTTGCTGACGCCTTTGCAAAACAAGAGGGACGACGCCCTAGAATTATGATTGCCAAAATGGGACAAGACGGGCATGATCGGGGTGCAAAAGTTGTAGCAACAGGCTATGCTGATGTTGGTTTTGATGTTGATATTGGTCCATTATTTCAAACTCCCGCAGAAGCTGCCAAACAAGCTGTCGAAAATGACGTTCACATTTTAGGTGTTTCATCGTTAGCCGCAGGTCATAAAACATTAGTTCCTCAAGTTATTGAAGAATTAAAAAAACACGGCCGAGAGGATATAATGGTAATTGTGGGCGGAGTAATTCCGGCACAGGACTATCAATATTTATTTGATGCCGGTGCAGTTGCCGTTTTTGGTCCGGGAACTAAAATAAGTGAAGCTGCTATTAAAATTTTAGAAATATTAATTGATTAA
- a CDS encoding peptidoglycan-binding protein LysM has translation MIKKWYFYASLIVIITFLSLGFKPFNLKTKPWFLIEKTDGSEYLFPSQEVDDYPTLHKLNAPFTGKRLIGFKEAVAFKESQGKYRLVNSLGYMGKYQFGSKALRAIGVKNEKAFLKDPALQEKAFIALLSINKWILRNEIVRYEGKTINGVEITESGILAAAHLGGAGSVKNFFKNKGNRHFRDAYGTSLKSYMKAFGGYDLSYIEADSNATIND, from the coding sequence ATGATAAAGAAATGGTATTTTTATGCGAGTTTGATCGTTATTATTACATTTTTAAGTTTGGGTTTTAAACCCTTTAATCTAAAAACCAAACCTTGGTTTTTAATAGAAAAAACAGATGGATCTGAATACTTATTTCCATCGCAGGAAGTAGATGATTATCCTACTTTACACAAGTTAAATGCCCCATTTACCGGAAAACGTCTTATAGGTTTTAAAGAAGCAGTTGCTTTTAAAGAATCTCAGGGAAAATACCGATTGGTAAATTCTCTTGGATACATGGGCAAATACCAATTTGGTTCTAAAGCATTAAGAGCCATCGGTGTAAAAAATGAAAAAGCCTTCTTAAAAGACCCTGCTTTACAAGAAAAAGCTTTTATTGCATTATTATCCATAAACAAATGGATTTTGCGTAATGAAATTGTAAGGTATGAAGGAAAAACCATTAATGGAGTTGAAATTACCGAATCAGGAATTTTGGCAGCTGCACATCTTGGTGGTGCAGGATCAGTAAAAAACTTCTTTAAAAATAAAGGAAACAGGCATTTTAGAGATGCTTACGGTACTTCATTAAAAAGTTATATGAAAGCTTTTGGAGGTTATGATCTTTCTTATATTGAAGCAGATAGCAATGCTACAATAAACGATTAA